A region of Alkalinema sp. FACHB-956 DNA encodes the following proteins:
- a CDS encoding 2-hydroxyacid dehydrogenase, with product MKVAVFSSHSYDRQFLTAANQAHSHELVFFEPRLTPETAPLAAGFPAVCAFINDTLNASVLEILAAQGTELLALRSAGFNHVDIDRAHQLGLTVARVPAYSPYAVAEHAVALIMALNRKIYRAYNRVRDDNFALEGLLGFDLHGSTVGIVGTGKIGQCFAKIVHGFGCNLLAYDLYQSPACLELGTRYVSLSTLLAESDIISLHCPLTPDTHHLINEASLQCLKPGAMLINTSRGGLMDTQAVINHIKAGRIGYLGIDVYEQEENLFFQDLSDEIIQDDTFQLLQSFPNVLITAHQAFFTRNALENIADTTLLNITQFEQGQPLPNQVHPKLD from the coding sequence ATGAAAGTCGCTGTCTTCAGTAGCCATTCCTACGATCGCCAGTTTTTGACCGCAGCAAATCAAGCCCACTCCCATGAGCTTGTTTTTTTTGAGCCTCGGTTAACCCCAGAAACAGCTCCCCTAGCGGCGGGATTTCCGGCAGTTTGTGCCTTCATTAACGATACGCTCAATGCCTCTGTACTAGAGATTCTGGCAGCCCAGGGGACAGAATTGCTTGCCCTGAGATCGGCGGGATTCAACCATGTCGATATCGATCGGGCTCACCAACTGGGTCTAACGGTAGCACGGGTTCCGGCCTACTCTCCCTATGCCGTTGCAGAACATGCCGTGGCCTTAATCATGGCCCTCAATCGTAAAATTTATCGAGCTTATAACCGCGTCCGGGATGATAACTTTGCCTTGGAGGGCTTACTCGGCTTTGATCTCCATGGCAGTACTGTGGGTATCGTTGGCACAGGCAAAATTGGCCAATGCTTTGCCAAAATTGTGCATGGCTTCGGTTGCAACCTCTTGGCCTACGATTTGTATCAAAGTCCCGCCTGTCTGGAATTGGGCACTCGTTACGTCTCCCTATCGACGCTCCTAGCAGAGTCTGACATCATTTCCCTCCATTGCCCGCTGACGCCCGATACCCACCATTTGATCAATGAGGCGTCCCTACAATGCCTCAAGCCCGGAGCCATGCTCATCAATACCAGTCGGGGCGGCTTGATGGATACCCAGGCCGTGATTAATCACATCAAAGCTGGCCGCATTGGCTACCTGGGAATTGATGTCTATGAGCAAGAGGAAAATCTCTTCTTTCAGGATCTCTCCGATGAAATTATTCAAGACGATACTTTCCAATTGCTGCAAAGTTTTCCGAATGTTCTCATCACAGCCCACCAAGCATTTTTTACCCGCAATGCCCTCGAGAATATTGCAGATACCACACTCTTGAACATCACACAATTCGAGCAGGGACAACCGCTCCCGAATCAAGTCCACCCTAAACTCGATTAG
- a CDS encoding LD-carboxypeptidase, with translation MPFFPPFSLSRRALLGLGSTLVATSLGSANTQAKTASVLKPPVLKPGDRVGMVAPASNAYEPEDIQLAKETMEQYGFQVVLGEHINDQYGYLAGQDRDRAADINAMFRRADIRGLVTFSGGYGCCRLLPYLDYDLIRRNPKVIVGHSDITSLLLAIYQKTGVVTFHGSSGLTGVGDYAIAHFKRTIMDTAPIGEIAKPPAAEGIERNNRLVTIVRGEATGPLIGGNLTLLTNLLGTPYEPDTRGKILFIEEIGEEPYRVDRMLTQLWLAGKLQDAAGIALGHFVDCYPKEFQPSFVQTLSLENVLRDRFSSLGKPTLYNLMFGHVRENAVLPIGINATLNASQKKLIVNENAVV, from the coding sequence ATGCCCTTCTTCCCCCCTTTTTCTCTGTCGCGCAGAGCCTTGCTGGGGCTCGGTTCTACCCTGGTGGCCACCAGTTTGGGGTCGGCAAACACTCAGGCTAAAACGGCCTCAGTCCTCAAACCGCCCGTCCTCAAACCCGGCGATCGGGTGGGCATGGTTGCCCCTGCCAGTAATGCCTACGAGCCAGAAGACATTCAACTGGCCAAGGAAACCATGGAGCAGTACGGTTTCCAAGTGGTTCTAGGGGAGCATATTAACGATCAGTATGGCTATTTGGCCGGTCAGGATCGCGATCGGGCTGCGGATATTAATGCGATGTTTCGCCGCGCCGATATTCGCGGTCTTGTTACCTTTTCCGGTGGCTATGGCTGCTGCCGCCTGCTGCCCTATCTGGACTATGATCTGATTCGTCGGAATCCCAAAGTCATCGTGGGTCATAGCGATATCACCAGCTTGCTCCTTGCCATCTATCAAAAAACCGGGGTGGTGACCTTCCACGGGTCTTCCGGTTTAACCGGCGTGGGGGACTACGCGATCGCCCACTTCAAGCGCACCATCATGGACACTGCGCCGATCGGAGAGATTGCCAAACCACCTGCCGCCGAGGGCATAGAGCGGAATAACCGCCTCGTGACGATCGTTCGAGGGGAAGCTACAGGCCCGTTGATTGGGGGAAATCTGACCCTGCTGACGAACTTGCTGGGCACCCCCTACGAACCGGATACCAGGGGCAAAATTTTATTCATCGAAGAAATTGGGGAAGAACCCTACCGGGTCGATCGCATGTTGACCCAATTGTGGCTGGCGGGCAAACTGCAAGATGCCGCTGGAATTGCCCTAGGGCATTTTGTGGATTGTTATCCTAAGGAATTTCAACCCTCTTTTGTACAAACCTTGAGCTTGGAAAATGTATTGCGCGATCGATTCAGTTCCTTGGGTAAACCGACCCTCTATAACCTAATGTTTGGTCATGTAAGAGAGAATGCTGTCTTGCCGATCGGAATTAATGCAACGTTAAATGCAAGTCAAAAAAAACTGATTGTGAATGAAAATGCTGTTGTGTGA
- a CDS encoding RluA family pseudouridine synthase, which yields MLSSELFADPLEVIELQVESPGQRLDVYLADRISDLSRSRFQKLIAEGCVQVNGQTCTAKKVTVQLGDCLTITIPPSEPLDLQPEAIPLDILYEDSSLIVINKPAGMVVHPSIGHLSGTLVNAMLAHCAARGETLPGINGIQRPGIVHRLDKDTTGAIVVAKTEQALQHLQDQFREKTARRSYVAVVYGAPSQDSGTVDEPIGRHPSDRQKMGIVPEERGGRRSITHWAVKERLGNFTLMEFELETGRTHQIRVHTAHIGYPIVGDPVYASGRKSIGVNLPGQALHAWRLRLQHPVTADWIETIAPPPESLTKLLDVLRRRC from the coding sequence ATGCTGTCCTCTGAGTTATTTGCTGATCCTTTAGAGGTGATTGAACTCCAAGTCGAGTCTCCAGGACAGCGCTTAGACGTTTATCTGGCCGATCGGATCTCTGATCTGTCTCGATCGCGGTTCCAGAAGTTAATTGCAGAAGGGTGTGTGCAGGTGAATGGACAAACTTGTACGGCTAAAAAAGTAACGGTGCAGCTAGGCGATTGTCTGACAATCACGATTCCTCCCAGTGAACCCTTAGATTTACAACCAGAAGCGATCCCGCTGGATATTCTTTACGAAGACAGTTCATTGATCGTGATTAATAAGCCAGCCGGAATGGTAGTTCACCCTTCGATCGGTCATCTCAGTGGCACTTTAGTCAATGCCATGTTGGCCCATTGTGCAGCACGAGGAGAAACATTACCAGGAATCAATGGAATTCAACGCCCCGGAATTGTGCATCGTTTGGATAAGGACACCACTGGCGCGATCGTTGTTGCCAAAACTGAACAAGCCCTCCAACATTTGCAAGACCAGTTTCGTGAAAAAACAGCCCGTAGAAGCTATGTTGCAGTAGTTTATGGAGCCCCGAGCCAGGATTCAGGAACCGTGGATGAACCGATCGGACGCCATCCCAGCGATCGACAAAAAATGGGGATTGTGCCCGAAGAACGGGGCGGTCGCCGATCGATCACGCATTGGGCAGTTAAGGAACGGCTGGGCAATTTTACGCTGATGGAATTTGAACTCGAAACGGGCAGAACCCACCAAATTCGAGTCCATACAGCCCACATCGGCTATCCGATCGTTGGCGATCCGGTCTATGCCTCTGGCCGTAAATCGATCGGGGTGAACCTGCCGGGACAGGCTCTCCATGCATGGCGCTTACGGTTACAGCACCCCGTGACTGCCGACTGGATTGAAACGATCGCCCCACCACCAGAATCATTAACCAAGTTGCTGGATGTTCTACGGCGACGGTGTTGA
- a CDS encoding lysozyme inhibitor LprI family protein: protein MRYLLLTGAYAIACLFSPFPAIAQYDDEIDCEKTQTDLEIVICAGRSEQQSYQAMQAAYQKVQQQYQSQNYQSQNYQSQNHQSQNDLAEGYREKRLNSLIASQKAWFEYRQAHCKWIASKLGGGSMQPTAEVTCQAELNQQRMAELLQDLED, encoded by the coding sequence ATGCGATATTTACTGTTAACGGGAGCTTACGCGATCGCCTGTCTCTTCAGCCCATTCCCCGCGATCGCTCAATATGATGATGAGATTGATTGTGAAAAAACGCAGACCGATTTGGAAATCGTGATTTGTGCTGGACGATCGGAACAGCAAAGCTATCAAGCAATGCAGGCCGCCTATCAGAAGGTACAACAACAGTATCAGTCTCAAAACTACCAGTCTCAAAACTACCAGTCTCAAAACCACCAGTCTCAAAACGATCTGGCAGAAGGGTACCGCGAAAAGCGACTCAACTCTCTCATAGCATCTCAGAAGGCTTGGTTCGAATATCGCCAAGCGCACTGCAAATGGATTGCTAGCAAACTGGGTGGCGGCTCCATGCAGCCAACTGCAGAAGTGACCTGTCAAGCGGAGTTAAATCAGCAACGCATGGCAGAACTCTTGCAAGATTTAGAAGACTAG
- the hisA gene encoding 1-(5-phosphoribosyl)-5-[(5-phosphoribosylamino)methylideneamino]imidazole-4-carboxamide isomerase: MEVIPAIDLLGGNCVRLYQGDYAQSQVFGEDPVAVARQWQDQGATRLHLVDLDGAKTGEPVNLPVIEKVVQALEIPVQVGGGLRDRARVTDLLGLGVRSAILGTVAVEQPELVGDLCGEFPGQIIVGIDARNGKVATKGWLETSEVEAIDLAQRMAKLGAAAIIYTDIHRDGTLQGPNLDALRELATNINIPVIASGGVSSVTDLLNLLGLESLGVTGAIVGRAIYTGDVDLKEAIRAVGNGRWQDVPPDFGNSALA; this comes from the coding sequence ATGGAAGTCATTCCCGCGATCGATCTGTTGGGTGGTAACTGTGTGCGGTTGTACCAAGGGGACTATGCCCAATCCCAGGTGTTTGGGGAAGATCCAGTGGCGGTGGCGCGGCAATGGCAAGACCAAGGGGCAACCCGATTACACCTGGTGGATCTGGATGGCGCAAAAACGGGGGAACCGGTTAACTTGCCGGTGATTGAAAAAGTGGTGCAGGCGTTAGAAATCCCTGTTCAGGTGGGGGGCGGCTTGCGCGATCGGGCACGGGTCACAGATTTGCTGGGCCTAGGGGTACGCAGTGCAATCCTGGGCACTGTGGCCGTGGAACAGCCGGAACTGGTGGGCGATTTGTGTGGTGAATTTCCGGGTCAAATCATTGTGGGAATCGATGCACGCAATGGCAAAGTTGCAACCAAGGGTTGGCTAGAAACGTCGGAGGTGGAGGCGATCGACCTGGCGCAACGGATGGCGAAATTGGGTGCAGCGGCGATTATCTACACGGACATCCATCGCGACGGGACGCTACAAGGCCCAAACTTGGACGCATTGCGGGAATTGGCGACGAATATTAATATTCCGGTCATTGCATCCGGTGGCGTGAGTTCAGTAACGGACCTATTAAATTTGCTGGGACTGGAATCCTTGGGCGTGACTGGCGCGATCGTGGGTCGGGCCATCTACACCGGAGATGTGGATCTGAAGGAAGCGATTCGAGCGGTGGGAAATGGCCGCTGGCAGGATGTTCCACCAGACTTCGGCAATTCTGCGTTGGCTTAG
- a CDS encoding MarC family protein, producing the protein MDKTLIANFAAALLAIVNPIGNLPIFISYTAGERQGVQRWLALFISVTILGFLLLFLLTGTTILKFFGISIAAFRIAGGILLLLTGIGMVRGQQMQRTHEIANQAQYDDLVEAESVYRKILIPLGIPIFVGPGSISTVILYGSQARDRLTFLALMGIIVAVALFTLLVLMGSLWTRRVLGKFGLDIATRILGLFLAAIGVQFILSGLADATVNFISPDIQ; encoded by the coding sequence ATGGACAAAACCCTAATTGCTAACTTTGCCGCCGCACTACTGGCCATTGTGAACCCGATCGGGAACTTGCCGATTTTCATCAGTTACACCGCTGGGGAACGCCAAGGGGTACAACGGTGGCTAGCACTGTTTATTTCCGTAACCATCTTGGGTTTTCTACTCCTGTTTTTGCTGACAGGTACGACGATTCTGAAGTTCTTTGGCATTTCGATCGCGGCCTTTCGTATCGCAGGAGGAATCTTGTTGCTGCTGACGGGGATCGGGATGGTGCGTGGCCAGCAAATGCAACGTACCCACGAAATTGCGAATCAAGCTCAGTACGATGATTTAGTGGAAGCAGAGTCCGTCTATCGCAAAATTTTGATCCCACTGGGAATCCCCATTTTTGTTGGCCCCGGTTCCATCAGTACCGTTATTCTCTACGGTAGCCAAGCCCGCGATCGGCTCACGTTTTTGGCACTGATGGGCATCATTGTGGCCGTTGCCCTCTTTACACTGCTTGTGCTGATGGGCAGTCTCTGGACGCGCAGGGTGCTGGGTAAGTTTGGCTTAGACATCGCAACTCGGATACTCGGCTTATTTCTTGCTGCGATCGGGGTGCAGTTCATCCTCAGCGGGCTCGCCGACGCCACCGTAAACTTCATCAGTCCCGATATTCAATAG